Part of the Cohnella candidum genome, GTGTAAGGTGCTGTAGGGGTACCCAAGGGTACGGTGGATAGTGAAACGCGGGGACGGTTTTTATTCCGCCGTCTTAGCAGTAGGGTAGCTTTCCTCAAACATCTCGGACAGTCTCTTCTTTACAGCTGTATCACCGAAACCTCGAATCACTCTGTTGGCAAATCGCTCGTTGTAATCAATGGCATCCAGGTAAACGATCTTCTCAGCCGCATCCATGTTCGTTAAGCTGTTCATCGGCTTAAGACGCTTACGAATTTCTTTGTTCATACGTTCGATCGGATTGGACGTGTAAATCGCTTCTTTGATGAGAGGTGGATATTTGTAAAACGTCAGCAACGTCGACAACTGCTCTTCCCACGACTTGATCTCCTTAGGGTATAGCTTATTCCACTTGGCCTTTACCGTATCGAATGCGGCGAGCGCCAGCTCATGATCAAGTGCATTGTAAACCGTCTTCAAGTCATCCAGGAAGTCGGTCTTGTGCTGCACTCGGATTTTTGGGAATGTGGCGCGAACCTTGTGGACAATACAGTGTTGTACGTCAGCCTTGGGATAGATCTCGCGGAAAGCGTCGTCAAGCCCAGGTAACCCGTCGAACACACCAAGCAGCACCTCATGAGCACCACGGCGGTAGAGATCCTTGAGTACGTCTCGCCAGCCGTTTGCGCTTTCCTGGCCGCCGACGTAGAAGCCGAGGATCTGACGATGGCCTTCCTCGTCGATACCCATAGCGAAATAGATGACTTCACCGCTCACCGTACTGCGCTTTAGCTTCACATAGAGGCCGTCAAGATAAATGACACTATAGCGCTTTTGCAAGGGGCGTTGCTGCCAGTTCTCAATGTCCTCTAGGACAGTGGCCGTGATGTTGCTGACCGTTGTGGGGGAGTAGTGACTGCCGAACATGCTCTCAATGAAACGAGCCACTTCTCGGGTTCCCATGCCACTCTTGTACATCTGAATTACTGCCTCCTCCAGCCATCCGTCCCGGCGCTGGTAGGGCTCGAATACATGTGTGTGGAATTCACCATTTCGATCCCGAGGGACTGCCATGTCTTCGATGTTACCGTATCTAGTGTGCAAGTTACGCCGGTAATAACCGTTTCGGCTGTTATGGTGACCCTCCGGATTTTCATCCATAAACTGAGTAATTTCCGCACACATGATGGATTCGAGGTTGTCTTTAATAAATTGAGTAACAAGATTTTCAAATAGATTAGACAGCGTACTTTCAGGTATAGTAGTCATCGAGTAGGGTTCCTTTCTTGGTGACTTAGCCATCCCGAGAATACCCTACTTTTTTTGTGTCTGGATAGACTCCAAACTCTGGTACACAAACTACTTTACGTCATCTACTATTCTGACAGACAGATAATACTATATTGAGAATAAGCAATATAGCGGTAATATTTACATCAAAAGGGCCCATTGGAGTCCTTTTAATTGCTCTTTTTGAAGGCGAATTTCTTAGTCGAACGAAAATGCAAAACGATACCAACGGCTGAGCAGCCACGCCGATCGCCGTGCCGATTAAGTGACCAAAGATAAGCCCAACCAGCATTCTAGAAAGGCTTTATTATTTAAAATGCATCAAAGATAACCGCTGATGAATTGCGTTATGAAACAAGATATTTATATTGTTGATAAGGACTTTACATGGACATATATAGTAACACATGAAAGTATATTGGGACCTTATTATTGCCGTAGATAGTATGAAAATGTTCAACTAACGGGTACGATAGTACACAATAACCGCCAATAAAAGGCGGTTTTTCTTTTGGTTGTCTGGCAACGCTGCTTGCCATTCTGCCGCGTTGTAGGTACCTAGGTGGACAATTGAGGAGGGAATGAAACGGAAGCGGGAGAGACGATCTGGGGGGTTACTGGTGATGGAGTGATGATAAGGGAAACTTGGGATAAACCAGATGCGGTTTGGAACAATAAAGGAAACATGAATAAAGGGGGCGAAAGAATGAAAAAGCTATTGTGCTTTATTGTCATTTCGCTGCAATTGATAAAGAATGATGCCAAACCTGTTTTAGCCATTCCCAATAAATATTCTGTGGAGGATGCAGAAGATGGGTATCATCAATACATCAAATGGGCGAACATGGCTAGCAGTGCAGCAAAATCGAAGTACCCAAGCGCAGCTATTGTTGATTTTCATTACGTTGGCTGTGCAGCTACATTACCAACAACTAGACATCTTGTATATAAGTTCTGGCTGAGGGAAGCCAACGGTGCGTTCGGTGTGTATGTCACAATTGCGGCAAATAAGGGAACTGGCAGAGCAGTAGTATTAAAAGTGGAGAAAGCAGACGGAAGTATACCTTATTACGGCAAGTGGAGACGAATTGTACAAGAAGCAGTGAAGCAAAAGTATCCTGATGCCATAATAAATGGCAGCCCGACACCGCAAGGCTGTCACTGGATACGTAATAATGCAGCTAGTCAAACCTTTTCGCAGTGGGTAAATCGCAACAACCAATCACAAATCGTAGAAGTCACCATT contains:
- a CDS encoding IS256 family transposase — its product is MTTIPESTLSNLFENLVTQFIKDNLESIMCAEITQFMDENPEGHHNSRNGYYRRNLHTRYGNIEDMAVPRDRNGEFHTHVFEPYQRRDGWLEEAVIQMYKSGMGTREVARFIESMFGSHYSPTTVSNITATVLEDIENWQQRPLQKRYSVIYLDGLYVKLKRSTVSGEVIYFAMGIDEEGHRQILGFYVGGQESANGWRDVLKDLYRRGAHEVLLGVFDGLPGLDDAFREIYPKADVQHCIVHKVRATFPKIRVQHKTDFLDDLKTVYNALDHELALAAFDTVKAKWNKLYPKEIKSWEEQLSTLLTFYKYPPLIKEAIYTSNPIERMNKEIRKRLKPMNSLTNMDAAEKIVYLDAIDYNERFANRVIRGFGDTAVKKRLSEMFEESYPTAKTAE
- a CDS encoding DUF4275 family protein; protein product: MKQDIYIVDKDFTWTYIVTHESILGPYYCRR
- a CDS encoding DUF3889 domain-containing protein translates to MKKLLCFIVISLQLIKNDAKPVLAIPNKYSVEDAEDGYHQYIKWANMASSAAKSKYPSAAIVDFHYVGCAATLPTTRHLVYKFWLREANGAFGVYVTIAANKGTGRAVVLKVEKADGSIPYYGKWRRIVQEAVKQKYPDAIINGSPTPQGCHWIRNNAASQTFSQWVNRNNQSQIVEVTIQYIIDSEKVMTIEVKERRRFKSTIGATSVPAMQESQRYLCQDMLMLFLLPYIQEAVNQHYVKLLHELPLVYPYQVDVINAGRVDGGPRDRGFHFYITLAVTPVVGPHISVGKDKITFEISPKFPNSVKLASFQHLETHTLPQHWQDIVRGTK